A genomic segment from Pseudomonas sessilinigenes encodes:
- a CDS encoding CidA/LrgA family protein: MLLRGLTWLVLFQLLGTALNHLLLPVLPGPIIGLLLLLVFLVVRGEVGEPLNQAAGSLLRYLPLLLVPPAVGVMVYARDIAADFWAIAGALVLSLVLSMAFAGVLMQRLVKRQARREERP, from the coding sequence ATGTTGTTACGCGGTTTGACATGGCTGGTGCTGTTCCAACTGCTCGGGACGGCGCTCAATCATCTGCTGTTGCCCGTATTGCCGGGGCCGATCATCGGCCTGCTATTGCTGCTGGTGTTCCTGGTCGTGCGCGGTGAAGTGGGCGAGCCGTTGAACCAGGCGGCCGGCAGTCTGTTGCGTTATCTACCACTGTTGCTGGTACCGCCTGCTGTCGGGGTGATGGTCTACGCCCGGGATATCGCTGCGGACTTCTGGGCCATCGCCGGGGCGCTGGTGCTGTCGCTGGTGCTTTCCATGGCCTTTGCCGGAGTGCTGATGCAGCGCCTGGTCAAGCGCCAGGCTCGCCGGGAGGAGCGCCCATGA
- a CDS encoding YceK/YidQ family lipoprotein codes for MSRALLLLLAALQLGGCATARTLDAAKPGAAVVYSGTRLDLYALQGGCCPQDRFGAEAPRYPGLDLPASAVLDTLLLPLSVLTVLGVGFRATGGL; via the coding sequence ATGAGTAGAGCCCTGCTGCTGTTGCTGGCCGCCCTGCAGTTGGGCGGCTGCGCCACGGCCCGGACCCTGGATGCGGCGAAGCCCGGGGCTGCGGTGGTGTACTCGGGGACGCGCCTGGATCTGTATGCCCTGCAGGGCGGATGCTGTCCCCAGGATCGCTTTGGTGCCGAGGCGCCGAGGTATCCGGGCCTGGACCTGCCGGCCAGCGCTGTGCTCGATACGTTGCTCTTGCCGCTGTCGGTGCTGACGGTGTTGGGCGTGGGGTTCAGGGCTACCGGCGGGTTGTAG
- a CDS encoding C13 family peptidase: MRPFVPLVLTLLLSACGDGESLLPPDARLPDGGRYRGDLVNGLLQGQGRIDYPNGSWYAGQFDKGQWHGQGEWHGSNGEVYRGLFQQGLFHGQGTLTTKNSSYSGGFKLGRRDGEGTLKEDGMTYRGEFKADLYSGLGRLELDDGSQYQGQFAKGKPNGEGQRSDSSGNQFSGHFVDGQLEGNGTFNSAEGDIYVGGFKHNQLNGKGRYENSDGDVWIGQFKDGALGGKGELIGADGSHYLGTFSDWRFSGEGRLNLSDGSFYVGGFDSDNYQGHGVLVLRDGSVQSGVWNNGLRVRDADGKLLPDPLETALLNQGRLLKEALDAVPASTPAIELYSLTLAGDGKQSVFLREADYVSNMLASRFGAYGQIRLVNHRDHMMNRPMATRENLRRAAQVLAERSGPEDLVFIYLTSHGTSEHELVLDQPRLELADLPADELANALAPLKNRDKIVVISACYSGGFIPALKDERTLVMTASKADRVSFGCSEEADFTYFGDALFAQALNQTDDLEHAFMLAKASVAEREQADNFDPSEPQIWAPKGVIAHWQQLRKQQARKALQSVSISSKEAQGN, from the coding sequence ATGCGCCCATTTGTCCCCCTGGTTTTGACCCTCCTGCTCAGCGCTTGCGGTGATGGCGAATCACTGTTGCCGCCCGATGCCCGCCTACCGGATGGCGGACGCTATCGTGGCGACCTGGTCAACGGTCTGTTGCAGGGCCAGGGCCGCATCGACTACCCCAATGGCAGCTGGTATGCCGGTCAGTTCGACAAGGGGCAATGGCACGGGCAAGGGGAATGGCACGGTAGCAACGGCGAAGTCTATCGAGGCCTGTTCCAGCAGGGGTTGTTCCATGGGCAAGGCACCCTGACCACCAAGAACAGCAGCTACAGTGGCGGCTTCAAGCTCGGGCGCCGTGACGGCGAAGGCACCCTCAAAGAAGACGGCATGACCTATCGGGGCGAGTTCAAGGCCGACCTGTATTCGGGCCTGGGGCGCCTGGAACTGGACGACGGCAGCCAGTACCAGGGCCAGTTCGCCAAGGGCAAGCCCAATGGCGAAGGCCAGCGCAGCGACTCCAGCGGCAACCAGTTCAGCGGCCACTTCGTCGACGGTCAACTCGAAGGCAATGGCACGTTCAACAGTGCCGAAGGCGATATCTACGTCGGCGGTTTCAAGCACAACCAGCTCAATGGCAAAGGCCGCTATGAAAACTCCGACGGCGATGTATGGATCGGTCAGTTCAAGGACGGAGCCTTGGGCGGCAAGGGTGAGCTGATCGGCGCCGATGGCAGCCACTACCTCGGTACCTTCAGCGACTGGCGTTTCAGCGGCGAGGGGCGCCTGAACCTCAGCGATGGCAGCTTCTATGTCGGTGGATTCGACAGCGACAACTATCAGGGGCACGGGGTCCTGGTGCTACGCGACGGCAGCGTGCAAAGCGGTGTGTGGAACAACGGCCTGCGGGTTCGCGATGCCGATGGCAAGCTGCTCCCCGACCCCCTGGAAACGGCCCTGCTGAACCAGGGCCGCCTACTCAAGGAAGCCCTCGATGCCGTGCCGGCCTCGACCCCAGCCATCGAGCTCTACAGCCTGACCCTGGCCGGCGATGGCAAGCAGAGCGTATTCCTGCGTGAAGCCGACTATGTCAGCAACATGCTCGCCAGCCGTTTCGGCGCCTATGGCCAGATCCGCCTGGTGAACCACCGCGACCACATGATGAACCGCCCCATGGCCACCCGGGAAAACCTGCGCCGCGCGGCCCAGGTCCTGGCCGAACGCAGCGGGCCCGAAGACCTGGTATTCATCTACCTCACCAGCCACGGCACCAGCGAACATGAACTGGTGCTCGACCAACCACGCCTGGAGCTGGCCGACCTGCCCGCCGACGAGCTGGCCAATGCCCTGGCGCCCTTGAAGAATCGCGACAAGATCGTGGTCATCTCGGCTTGCTACTCTGGCGGTTTCATCCCGGCCCTCAAGGATGAACGAACCCTGGTCATGACCGCCTCAAAGGCGGACCGGGTATCCTTCGGCTGCTCGGAAGAAGCCGACTTCACCTACTTCGGAGACGCCCTGTTCGCCCAGGCGCTGAACCAGACCGATGACCTGGAGCACGCCTTCATGCTGGCCAAGGCGAGCGTGGCCGAGCGCGAGCAGGCGGACAACTTCGACCCGTCCGAGCCACAGATCTGGGCCCCCAAGGGGGTCATCGCCCACTGGCAGCAACTACGCAAGCAGCAGGCACGAAAAGCCCTGCAGAGTGTCTCTATCAGCAGCAAGGAAGCACAAGGCAACTAA
- the eutH gene encoding ethanolamine utilization protein EutH: MDQIGNYVLYLIMLCAVLGALAAIYDSDRGLGKEFMEGIHATGYIFVPAAGIMASIPYLTVLIESVFGPFFESLGADPALAATMIIASDMGGYHLASALAASKEALVMALITGFMGGATIVFSIPMGLAMLDKRDHKYMALGIMSGILTIPVGVMVASLILAFSNPMVRELVSTNSEASYQLALAVGGLFANLLPILIFVVALALGLRFLPDLMIKGFIIFGRTLDAVIKLVLVASIVQHFTGVFTTVFGSWGFHPIIADAEDQTRALETAGYIGIMLAGAFPMVYLLRKYLGKPLESLGGKVGLSAVGSAGMLATIANILAMFRLVRYMPPKDKVINIAFGVCAAFLLGDHLSFTANFQPTIILPVLIGKLSAGFVAVGLAYWLSVPKALQLEAQDRAAGIIAEGEYLGDSVQEAPVGPGQKATA; encoded by the coding sequence ATGGACCAGATCGGCAACTACGTGCTCTACCTCATCATGCTCTGTGCCGTGCTCGGCGCCCTCGCTGCCATCTATGACAGCGATCGCGGGCTGGGCAAGGAGTTCATGGAAGGCATCCACGCCACGGGCTACATCTTCGTGCCGGCGGCAGGGATCATGGCTTCCATCCCCTATCTCACCGTATTGATCGAATCGGTCTTCGGGCCCTTCTTCGAATCCCTGGGCGCCGACCCGGCCCTGGCGGCGACGATGATCATCGCCTCGGACATGGGCGGCTACCACCTGGCCTCGGCCCTGGCGGCCAGCAAGGAAGCGCTGGTGATGGCGTTGATCACCGGCTTCATGGGTGGCGCCACCATCGTCTTCTCGATTCCCATGGGCCTGGCGATGCTCGACAAGCGCGACCACAAGTACATGGCCCTGGGGATCATGTCCGGCATCCTGACCATCCCGGTCGGGGTGATGGTGGCCAGCCTGATCCTGGCCTTCAGCAACCCGATGGTCCGCGAACTGGTCAGCACCAACTCCGAGGCCAGCTACCAACTGGCCCTGGCCGTGGGAGGCCTGTTCGCCAACCTGCTGCCGATCCTGATCTTCGTCGTGGCCCTGGCCCTGGGCCTGCGGTTCCTGCCGGACCTGATGATCAAGGGCTTCATCATCTTCGGCCGGACCCTGGACGCAGTGATCAAGCTGGTACTGGTGGCCTCGATCGTCCAGCACTTCACCGGCGTGTTCACCACGGTCTTCGGCAGCTGGGGCTTCCACCCGATCATCGCCGACGCCGAGGACCAGACCCGCGCGCTGGAGACTGCCGGCTACATCGGCATCATGCTGGCCGGGGCCTTCCCCATGGTCTACCTGCTGCGCAAATACCTGGGCAAACCCCTGGAGAGCCTGGGTGGCAAGGTCGGCCTGAGCGCTGTGGGCAGCGCCGGCATGCTGGCCACCATCGCCAACATCCTGGCGATGTTCCGCCTGGTGCGCTACATGCCGCCAAAGGACAAGGTGATCAACATTGCCTTCGGCGTCTGCGCGGCGTTCCTGCTGGGCGACCACCTGTCCTTCACCGCCAACTTCCAGCCGACCATCATCCTGCCGGTGCTGATCGGCAAGCTCAGCGCCGGTTTCGTCGCGGTAGGCCTGGCCTACTGGCTGTCGGTGCCCAAGGCCCTGCAACTGGAAGCCCAGGACCGTGCGGCCGGGATCATCGCCGAGGGCGAGTACCTGGGCGATAGCGTGCAGGAAGCGCCAGTAGGGCCCGGGCAAAAGGCCACAGCCTAA
- a CDS encoding sigma-54-dependent Fis family transcriptional regulator encodes MHSSNHLTRHAQQVLTVARGKAHLQGPGSDPSIARSWLRCLEDYHLDPALSMAPTVLEHGRLLESRERLKDVLQIAGTEMANLHQQLSGAGHAVLLTDARGVILNCITAPSERKIFEHAGLWLGADWSEAREGTNGIGTCLVERQSLTIHQGEHFRGRHTGLTCSASPVFDPHGELLAVLDVSSARQDVSRQSQFHTMAMVNLSAKMIESCYFLRYFENQWLLRFHLQAESVGLFSEGLLAFDGEGRICAVNQSALNLLGHIRGGLLGKPVDSFFECSLDELFGRASLNASASWPLRTRDGRHLFALLRGAPPAVVQPMLRAPVNVAVPKASGICLGDAGLQGDFRRASRVFERDVPLLINGETGSGKEAFAKAVHQASARADKAFVALNCAAIPESLIESELFGYRGGSFTGARKEGMRGKLQQADGGTLFLDEIGDMPLALQTRLLRVLEDRLVVPIGGEPQSVNVRIISATHRNLLERVGDGSFREDLYYRLNGLEIALPALRERSDKSQLLDFLLAEEAGSQPVVLDEAARQNLLAYSWPGNVRQLRNVLRTLAALCEDGRIGVQDLPPLIRQGNRPIAPSEPLDDQPERPLEDAERVALLAALEQQRWHMTHTAEQLGISRNTLYRKLRKHSIAR; translated from the coding sequence ATGCACAGCAGTAATCATCTCACCCGCCATGCCCAGCAAGTGCTGACGGTAGCCCGGGGCAAGGCTCATCTGCAGGGGCCCGGCAGCGATCCTTCCATCGCCCGCTCCTGGTTGCGCTGCCTGGAGGACTATCACCTCGACCCGGCTCTTTCCATGGCCCCCACGGTGCTCGAGCACGGTCGCCTGCTGGAGAGCCGGGAGCGCTTGAAGGATGTCCTGCAGATCGCCGGCACCGAAATGGCCAACCTGCACCAGCAGTTGTCTGGCGCTGGCCATGCGGTACTGCTGACCGATGCCCGTGGGGTGATCCTCAACTGCATCACCGCTCCCAGCGAGCGCAAGATCTTCGAACATGCCGGGTTGTGGCTGGGGGCTGACTGGAGCGAGGCCCGGGAGGGCACCAACGGTATCGGTACCTGCCTGGTCGAGCGCCAGTCGCTGACGATTCATCAGGGCGAGCATTTTCGTGGCCGGCACACCGGCCTGACCTGTTCGGCCAGTCCGGTGTTCGATCCCCATGGCGAGTTGCTGGCGGTGCTGGATGTGTCGTCGGCTCGCCAGGATGTTTCCCGCCAGAGCCAGTTCCACACCATGGCCATGGTCAACCTCTCGGCGAAGATGATCGAGAGTTGCTACTTCCTGCGTTACTTCGAGAACCAGTGGTTGCTGCGCTTTCATTTGCAGGCCGAATCGGTGGGCCTGTTCAGCGAGGGGCTGCTGGCCTTCGACGGCGAAGGACGGATCTGCGCGGTGAACCAGAGTGCGCTGAACCTGCTGGGGCATATCCGCGGCGGCCTGTTGGGCAAGCCGGTGGACAGTTTCTTCGAGTGCTCCCTGGACGAGCTGTTCGGGCGCGCCAGCCTGAACGCCAGTGCCAGTTGGCCATTACGCACCCGGGATGGGCGGCATTTGTTCGCCCTGCTGCGAGGCGCGCCACCTGCCGTTGTACAACCCATGCTGCGAGCCCCGGTGAATGTGGCGGTGCCTAAGGCTTCGGGCATCTGCCTTGGCGATGCTGGCCTGCAAGGCGATTTTCGCCGGGCATCGCGGGTCTTCGAGCGCGACGTGCCGCTGCTGATCAATGGTGAGACCGGCTCGGGCAAGGAGGCCTTCGCCAAGGCCGTGCACCAGGCCAGTGCCCGGGCGGACAAGGCCTTCGTCGCCCTCAACTGCGCGGCCATTCCGGAGAGCCTGATCGAGAGCGAACTGTTCGGTTATCGCGGTGGCAGTTTCACCGGGGCACGCAAGGAAGGCATGCGCGGCAAGTTGCAGCAGGCCGATGGCGGTACCTTGTTCCTCGATGAAATCGGTGACATGCCCCTGGCCTTGCAGACTCGTTTGCTGAGGGTGCTGGAGGATCGACTGGTGGTGCCGATTGGAGGCGAGCCGCAATCGGTCAATGTCCGGATCATCAGCGCCACCCACCGCAACCTGCTGGAGCGAGTCGGCGACGGTAGTTTTCGCGAAGACCTGTACTACCGGCTCAATGGCCTGGAGATTGCCCTGCCAGCCTTGCGCGAGCGCAGCGACAAGTCCCAGTTGCTGGATTTTCTCCTGGCCGAAGAGGCGGGCTCGCAACCGGTGGTGCTGGACGAGGCGGCGCGCCAGAACCTGCTGGCCTACTCCTGGCCGGGTAACGTGCGGCAATTGCGAAACGTACTGCGGACCTTGGCGGCGCTGTGCGAGGACGGTCGGATCGGTGTGCAGGACCTGCCACCGCTGATTCGCCAGGGCAACCGCCCGATAGCGCCCAGCGAACCCCTCGATGATCAGCCGGAGCGGCCTCTTGAGGATGCCGAACGGGTGGCCCTGCTGGCAGCGCTGGAGCAGCAGCGCTGGCACATGACCCACACCGCCGAGCAGTTGGGGATCAGCCGCAACACCCTGTATAGAAAGCTGCGCAAGCACAGTATCGCGCGCTGA
- a CDS encoding MaoC family dehydratase, protein MPYVPVAELKDYVGKELGRSAWLTIDQERINLFAEATGDFQFIHVDPAKAAQTPFGSTIAHGFLTLSLIPKLMEDILVLPQGLKMAINYGLDSVRFIQPVKVDSKVRLKVDLVDATEKKPGQWLLKASVTLEIEGQEKPAYIAEPLSLCFV, encoded by the coding sequence ATGCCCTATGTTCCTGTTGCAGAGCTCAAGGATTATGTTGGAAAGGAACTGGGTCGTTCCGCATGGCTCACTATCGACCAGGAGCGTATCAACCTGTTTGCCGAAGCCACCGGTGACTTCCAGTTCATTCACGTCGACCCGGCCAAGGCCGCACAGACGCCATTTGGCAGCACCATCGCCCACGGTTTCCTGACCCTGTCGCTGATTCCGAAGCTGATGGAGGACATCCTGGTACTGCCCCAGGGGCTGAAAATGGCGATCAACTATGGCCTGGACAGCGTGCGTTTCATCCAGCCGGTGAAGGTCGACTCCAAGGTGCGGCTCAAGGTCGACCTGGTGGACGCGACCGAGAAGAAACCCGGCCAATGGCTGCTCAAGGCCAGCGTCACCCTGGAAATCGAAGGCCAGGAAAAACCGGCCTATATCGCTGAGCCCCTGTCACTCTGCTTCGTCTGA
- the exaC gene encoding acetaldehyde dehydrogenase ExaC, whose translation MRYAHPGTEGAIVSFKSKYGNYINGEFVAPIKGQYFTNTSPVNGKPIAEFPRSTAEDIEKALDAAHAAADAWGATSVQARSLILLKIADRIEQNLELLAITETWDNGKAVRETLNADIPLAADHFRYFAGCLRAQEGSAAEIDGNTVAYHIHEPLGVVGQIIPWNFPILMAAWKLAPALAAGNCVVLKPAEQTPLGITVLMEVIGDLLPKGVLNVVQGFGREAGEALATSKRIAKIAFTGSTPVGSHIMKCAAENIIPSTVELGGKSPNIFFEDIMQAEPKFIEKAAEGLVLAFFNQGEVCTCPSRALVQESIYDEFMQAVMKKIEQIKRGDPLDTDTMVGAQASEQQFDKILSYLDIAKNEGAQLLTGGKVEKLEGDLATGYYIQPTLLKGTNKMRVFQEEIFGPVVSITTFKDEAEALAIANDTEFGLGAGVWTRDINRAYRMGRGIKAGRVWTNCYHLYPAHAAFGGYKKSGVGRETHKMMLDHYQQTKNLLVSYDINPLGFF comes from the coding sequence ATGCGTTACGCACACCCCGGTACTGAAGGCGCTATCGTTTCGTTCAAGAGCAAGTACGGTAACTACATCAACGGCGAATTCGTCGCGCCCATCAAAGGCCAGTACTTCACCAACACCTCGCCGGTGAACGGCAAGCCGATTGCCGAATTCCCGCGCTCCACTGCCGAAGACATCGAAAAAGCCCTGGACGCCGCCCATGCCGCCGCCGATGCCTGGGGCGCGACCTCGGTCCAGGCCCGTTCGCTGATCCTGCTGAAGATCGCCGACCGCATCGAGCAGAACCTCGAACTGCTGGCCATCACCGAAACCTGGGACAACGGCAAGGCCGTACGCGAGACCCTGAACGCCGACATCCCCCTGGCCGCCGACCATTTCCGCTACTTCGCTGGCTGCCTGCGGGCCCAGGAAGGCAGTGCCGCCGAGATCGACGGCAACACCGTGGCTTACCACATCCATGAGCCACTGGGCGTGGTCGGCCAGATCATCCCGTGGAACTTCCCGATCCTGATGGCCGCCTGGAAACTGGCCCCGGCCCTGGCCGCCGGCAACTGCGTGGTGCTCAAGCCCGCCGAGCAGACCCCGTTGGGCATCACCGTGCTCATGGAAGTGATCGGCGACCTGCTGCCAAAAGGCGTGCTCAACGTGGTGCAAGGTTTTGGCCGCGAAGCCGGCGAGGCCCTGGCCACCAGCAAGCGCATCGCCAAGATCGCCTTCACCGGCTCGACCCCGGTGGGCTCGCACATCATGAAATGCGCCGCCGAGAACATCATCCCGTCCACCGTGGAGCTGGGCGGCAAGTCGCCGAACATCTTCTTCGAAGACATCATGCAGGCCGAGCCGAAGTTCATCGAGAAGGCCGCCGAAGGCCTGGTGCTGGCGTTCTTCAACCAGGGTGAAGTCTGCACCTGCCCATCCCGCGCCCTGGTGCAGGAGTCGATCTACGACGAATTCATGCAGGCGGTGATGAAGAAGATCGAGCAGATCAAGCGTGGCGACCCGCTGGACACCGACACCATGGTCGGCGCCCAGGCTTCCGAACAGCAGTTCGACAAGATCCTGTCCTACCTCGACATCGCCAAGAACGAAGGTGCGCAGCTGCTCACCGGCGGCAAGGTGGAGAAACTCGAAGGCGACCTGGCAACCGGCTACTACATCCAGCCGACCCTGCTCAAGGGCACCAACAAGATGCGCGTATTCCAGGAAGAAATCTTCGGCCCAGTGGTGAGCATCACCACCTTCAAGGACGAAGCCGAGGCCCTGGCGATCGCCAACGACACCGAGTTCGGCCTGGGGGCCGGGGTCTGGACCCGCGACATCAACCGCGCCTACCGCATGGGCCGTGGGATCAAGGCCGGTCGCGTGTGGACCAACTGCTACCACCTGTACCCGGCGCACGCCGCGTTCGGTGGCTACAAGAAATCCGGCGTGGGCCGCGAGACCCACAAGATGATGCTCGACCACTACCAGCAGACCAAGAACCTGCTGGTGAGCTACGACATCAATCCGCTGGGCTTCTTCTGA
- the mpl gene encoding UDP-N-acetylmuramate:L-alanyl-gamma-D-glutamyl-meso-diaminopimelate ligase has translation MHIHILGICGTFMGSMAVLAKELGHHVTGSDANVYPPMSTQLQAQGIELTQGYDPAQLDPAPDLVVIGNAMSRGNPAVEYVLNKGLPYVSGPQWLADHVLQGRWVLAVAGTHGKTTTSSMLAWVLEHAGMSPGFLIGGVPQNFAVSARLGGTPFFVIEADEYDSAFFDKRSKFVHYRPRTAILNNLEFDHADIFPDLAAIERQFHHLVRTIPSEGLVIHPTTEPALQRVIEMGCWTPVQTTGAGGQWQVKLHSEDGSAFEVLFEGVSQGVVEWELTGQHNVANALATLAAARHVGVVPAMGIAALSAFKSVKRRMEKVAQVHGVTIYDDFAHHPTAIATTLDGLRKRVGEAPVIAIIEPRSNSMKLGAHRDGLPESVNQADQVIWYAPPNLGWDLAATAAQCTVPSIVSDSLDGIIERVKSQAKPGTQVVIMSNGGFGGLHGKLAEALQ, from the coding sequence ATGCACATCCATATTCTCGGTATCTGCGGCACTTTCATGGGGTCGATGGCGGTTCTGGCCAAAGAACTCGGCCACCACGTCACCGGCTCCGACGCCAACGTCTATCCGCCGATGAGCACCCAGCTGCAAGCCCAGGGCATCGAGCTGACCCAGGGTTATGATCCGGCCCAGCTGGACCCCGCACCGGACCTGGTGGTGATCGGCAACGCCATGTCCCGGGGCAACCCGGCGGTGGAATATGTGTTGAACAAGGGCTTGCCCTATGTGTCCGGCCCGCAATGGCTGGCGGACCATGTGCTGCAAGGGCGTTGGGTACTGGCGGTGGCCGGCACCCATGGCAAGACCACTACCAGCAGCATGCTGGCCTGGGTGCTGGAGCATGCCGGGATGAGCCCGGGCTTTTTGATCGGCGGCGTGCCGCAGAACTTCGCGGTCTCGGCCCGCCTGGGCGGCACACCGTTCTTCGTGATCGAGGCCGACGAGTACGACAGCGCCTTCTTCGACAAGCGCTCGAAATTCGTCCATTACCGTCCGCGCACAGCCATCCTCAACAACCTCGAATTCGACCATGCGGACATCTTCCCGGACCTGGCGGCCATCGAGCGGCAGTTCCACCACTTGGTGCGGACTATCCCCAGCGAAGGCCTGGTGATCCATCCCACCACCGAGCCCGCCTTGCAGCGGGTGATCGAGATGGGTTGCTGGACCCCGGTGCAGACCACCGGCGCCGGCGGCCAGTGGCAGGTCAAGCTGCACAGCGAAGACGGCTCGGCCTTCGAAGTGCTGTTCGAGGGTGTGAGCCAGGGTGTGGTCGAGTGGGAACTGACCGGCCAGCATAACGTCGCCAACGCCTTGGCGACCCTGGCCGCGGCCCGTCATGTGGGCGTGGTGCCGGCCATGGGCATCGCTGCGCTGAGCGCTTTCAAGAGTGTGAAGCGGCGTATGGAGAAAGTCGCCCAGGTGCATGGCGTGACCATCTACGATGACTTCGCCCACCACCCGACGGCCATCGCCACCACCCTGGATGGCTTGCGCAAGCGCGTCGGCGAGGCGCCGGTGATCGCCATCATCGAGCCGCGCTCCAACTCCATGAAGTTGGGCGCCCACCGTGATGGCCTGCCGGAAAGCGTCAACCAGGCCGACCAGGTGATCTGGTACGCGCCACCCAACCTGGGCTGGGACCTGGCGGCCACGGCGGCCCAGTGCACGGTGCCGTCGATCGTCAGCGATTCGCTGGACGGCATCATCGAGCGAGTGAAGAGCCAGGCCAAGCCCGGGACCCAGGTGGTGATCATGAGCAATGGCGGCTTTGGCGGCCTGCACGGCAAGCTGGCCGAGGCGCTGCAATGA
- the ubiX gene encoding flavin prenyltransferase UbiX, whose protein sequence is MSNGPERITLAMTGASGAQYGLRLLDCLVREDREVHFLISKAAQLVMATETDVTLPAKPQLMQAFLTEYTGAAAGQIRVYGKEDWMSPVASGSGSPAAMVVVPCSTGTLSAIATGACNNLIERAADVTLKERRQLILVPREAPYSSIHLEHMLKLSNLGVTILPASPGFYHQPQTIDDLVDFVVARILNLLNIPQDMLPRWGEHHLSSDE, encoded by the coding sequence ATGAGCAACGGCCCGGAACGCATCACCCTGGCCATGACTGGCGCCTCTGGTGCCCAGTATGGCCTGCGCCTGCTCGACTGCCTGGTGCGCGAGGACCGAGAGGTGCATTTCCTGATCTCCAAGGCCGCGCAATTGGTGATGGCCACCGAGACCGATGTCACCCTACCGGCCAAGCCGCAGCTGATGCAGGCGTTCCTGACCGAGTACACCGGGGCGGCGGCGGGGCAGATCCGGGTCTACGGCAAGGAGGACTGGATGTCGCCGGTGGCTTCGGGCTCCGGCTCACCGGCCGCGATGGTGGTGGTGCCTTGCTCTACCGGCACCCTGTCGGCGATTGCCACCGGCGCCTGCAACAACCTGATCGAACGGGCTGCGGACGTTACGCTCAAGGAGCGCCGTCAGCTGATCCTGGTGCCGCGCGAGGCGCCGTACTCCAGTATTCACCTGGAGCACATGCTCAAGCTGTCGAACCTGGGCGTGACCATCCTGCCGGCCTCGCCGGGTTTCTATCACCAGCCCCAGACCATCGATGACCTGGTGGACTTCGTGGTGGCGCGGATTCTCAACCTGCTGAATATTCCCCAGGACATGCTGCCCCGCTGGGGCGAACATCACTTGAGCAGTGATGAGTAG
- a CDS encoding oxidoreductase — protein sequence MYLTPQHILLAGASGLTGEQLLDRLLNEPTISRVLAPSRRPLSEHPRLENPVGDPATVLPQLTGKVEIAFCCLGTTIKQAGSEAAFRAVDLDLVVTFAKRALEMGARHLVVVSALGADPKSSIFYNRVKGEMEEALKRQGWPQLTICRPSLLLGDRVEPRLGEQLVGPLSRLIPGKYRGIEACQLARAMWRLALEEQSGTRVVESDELRKLGK from the coding sequence ATGTACTTGACGCCACAGCACATCCTGCTCGCCGGCGCCTCTGGCCTGACCGGGGAGCAATTGCTCGACCGCCTGCTCAACGAGCCCACCATCAGCCGGGTCCTGGCCCCCAGCAGGCGCCCGTTGAGCGAGCACCCACGACTGGAAAACCCGGTCGGCGACCCTGCAACCGTCCTGCCGCAGCTGACCGGCAAGGTGGAAATCGCCTTTTGCTGCCTGGGCACCACCATCAAGCAAGCCGGCTCCGAAGCCGCCTTTCGCGCCGTGGACCTGGACCTGGTCGTGACTTTCGCCAAGCGCGCCCTGGAAATGGGTGCGCGACACCTGGTTGTGGTCAGCGCCCTGGGCGCCGATCCCAAGTCGTCGATTTTCTACAACCGGGTCAAGGGCGAGATGGAAGAGGCGCTGAAGCGCCAGGGCTGGCCGCAATTGACCATCTGCCGGCCTTCCCTATTGCTCGGAGACCGGGTCGAACCGCGTCTTGGCGAGCAGTTGGTCGGTCCACTATCGCGGCTGATCCCGGGCAAATATCGCGGCATCGAAGCCTGCCAGTTGGCTCGAGCCATGTGGCGCCTGGCCCTGGAAGAACAGAGTGGCACCCGGGTGGTGGAGTCCGACGAGTTGCGCAAGCTGGGCAAATGA